One segment of Planctomycetia bacterium DNA contains the following:
- a CDS encoding aspartate aminotransferase family protein, protein LQLLKDGQAYVRLEQLGARLEQGLRNAATSAGIDHAITRVGSMLTFFFHPGPVTNWTTASRSDTAKYAQYFWGLIDRGVYMPCSQYEALFISTAHTDEDIDATVNAAKEAFAAM, encoded by the coding sequence CTTTGCAACTCTTGAAGGACGGCCAAGCCTACGTTCGCCTGGAACAACTCGGCGCACGGCTGGAACAAGGCCTACGCAATGCAGCGACCAGCGCTGGGATCGATCACGCGATCACGCGCGTCGGCAGCATGCTGACGTTCTTCTTCCACCCCGGCCCCGTCACCAACTGGACCACCGCCAGCCGCTCCGACACCGCGAAGTACGCCCAGTACTTCTGGGGCCTCATCGATCGCGGCGTCTATATGCCCTGCAGTCAATACGAAGCCCTGTTTATCTCCACGGCGCACACCGACGAAGATATCGACGCCACGGTCAACGCTGCCAAAGAAGCCTTCGCAGCGATGTAG
- a CDS encoding GlsB/YeaQ/YmgE family stress response membrane protein: MWSLISMLVWGLIAGALARLLMPGPDSFTWTGTMILGIVGSFVGGLIGALFTGKGIDTINPAGLIMSVIGSLVALAIYRRISAKKG; the protein is encoded by the coding sequence ATGTGGTCGTTGATTTCCATGTTGGTCTGGGGATTGATCGCTGGAGCGTTGGCCAGGCTGTTGATGCCGGGGCCGGATAGCTTCACCTGGACCGGCACGATGATCCTGGGAATCGTCGGCTCGTTCGTAGGCGGGCTGATCGGCGCCCTGTTCACGGGAAAAGGCATCGACACGATCAACCCTGCCGGACTGATCATGTCCGTGATCGGTTCACTGGTGGCGCTGGCGATTTACCGGCGGATTTCCGCAAAGAAGGGGTAG
- the thrC gene encoding threonine synthase, with protein sequence MSDSVYQRCIDPACGQTYGVEEVRTACATCGNLLDVAYDWAKLPLPKKLADFEHKWSRRHEPLEYSGVWRFRELLPFAPDDRIVTIGEGQTLLQHARDVAKYVGLTGGELHLQYEGMNPSGSFKDNGMSAAFTHAYTIGAKRAACASTGNTSASLALYCAVTKHMKAVIFIGSGKISYGKLSQALDYGALTVQIAGDFDDAMARVQEISRELGIYLVNSVNPFRLEGQKTIMYRVLEALRWEVPDWIVVPGGNLGNSSAFGKAFVELKELGLVDRLPRLAVINASGANTLYELYERRGVRWDEGKPQPAIAEYYSLLDQQSKRASTIASAIEINRPVNLNKCLRALDAMQGVVREVTDQEIMDAKAQVGAGGLGCEPASAASVAGAKQLIAEGVIGRDERVVCILTGHQLKDPTATVAYHTTDQDKFNEVLGSRGVRRAAFANRAVAVNNNLNEIIQAIQLYS encoded by the coding sequence ATGTCCGACTCCGTCTACCAGCGATGCATTGATCCCGCCTGTGGGCAGACCTATGGCGTGGAGGAAGTCCGCACGGCCTGCGCGACCTGCGGCAATCTGCTTGACGTCGCTTACGATTGGGCAAAACTGCCGCTACCGAAAAAGCTGGCCGATTTCGAACACAAATGGTCGCGCCGGCACGAGCCGCTCGAATACAGCGGCGTGTGGCGGTTCCGCGAGCTGCTGCCCTTCGCTCCGGACGACCGCATCGTCACGATCGGCGAGGGCCAGACGTTGCTGCAACACGCCCGGGACGTCGCCAAGTACGTCGGCCTGACCGGCGGCGAGCTGCATTTGCAATATGAGGGGATGAATCCCTCCGGCAGCTTCAAAGACAACGGCATGTCAGCCGCGTTCACGCATGCCTATACGATCGGCGCGAAACGGGCCGCCTGCGCGTCGACCGGCAACACCAGTGCTTCGCTCGCGCTTTATTGCGCCGTGACCAAGCACATGAAGGCCGTGATCTTCATCGGCTCCGGCAAGATCAGTTACGGCAAGCTCTCGCAGGCCCTCGATTACGGCGCGCTCACGGTGCAGATCGCGGGCGATTTCGACGACGCGATGGCCCGCGTGCAGGAGATTTCGCGCGAGTTGGGCATCTACCTGGTGAACAGCGTCAATCCCTTTCGGTTGGAAGGGCAGAAGACGATCATGTACCGCGTGCTGGAAGCCCTGCGTTGGGAAGTGCCGGACTGGATCGTGGTGCCCGGCGGCAACCTGGGCAACTCCAGCGCGTTCGGCAAGGCGTTTGTTGAATTGAAGGAGCTTGGCCTCGTTGATCGCCTGCCGCGGTTGGCGGTTATCAACGCGTCCGGCGCGAATACGCTCTACGAACTTTATGAGCGCCGCGGTGTCCGCTGGGACGAAGGCAAGCCGCAACCGGCGATTGCGGAGTACTACAGCCTCCTCGATCAACAATCGAAACGCGCGTCAACGATTGCCAGCGCGATCGAAATCAATCGGCCGGTGAACCTGAACAAGTGCCTCCGGGCGCTCGACGCGATGCAGGGCGTCGTCCGCGAAGTGACCGACCAGGAAATCATGGATGCAAAGGCGCAAGTCGGCGCGGGCGGGCTGGGCTGCGAACCGGCCAGCGCGGCGAGCGTCGCTGGCGCCAAGCAACTCATAGCCGAGGGCGTTATCGGCCGCGACGAGCGCGTGGTGTGCATCCTCACCGGACATCAACTCAAGGATCCCACGGCCACCGTCGCCTACCACACCACGGATCAGGACAAGTTCAACGAAGTCCTCGGCAGCCGCGGCGTCCGCCGCGCCGCGTTCGCCAACCGCGCGGTGGCTGTGAATAACAACCTGAACGAAATCATCCAGGCGATTCAGCTTTATAGCTGA
- the dapB gene encoding 4-hydroxy-tetrahydrodipicolinate reductase has product MPSIRLAVHGAAGRMGQRVIACAVADSAFQVVAALEHAGHPKMGEDAGRLAGIGDLGVRVSDTLSVDADVLIDFSTPAGAERATVLCLERKLPLVMATTGLEAAAQTKLRTAASSIPLVWSPSMSLAVNLTMKLTSIAAAALKDYPGGADVEIIERHHRFKEDSPSGTAIKFGQIVADAMGQEHHQHGREGRPGARPHGEIGYHAVRTGDNPGEHTIVFGMLGETLELSVRASNRDCYAQGALAAAKFLHGKPAGLYGMSDVLGV; this is encoded by the coding sequence ATGCCAAGCATCCGACTTGCCGTCCACGGCGCCGCGGGCAGAATGGGCCAGCGCGTCATCGCCTGCGCCGTGGCCGATTCGGCCTTTCAAGTCGTGGCCGCGCTCGAACACGCCGGGCATCCGAAAATGGGCGAGGACGCCGGGCGACTCGCCGGCATCGGCGATTTGGGAGTGCGGGTATCCGACACGTTATCGGTCGACGCCGACGTGCTGATTGATTTCTCGACGCCCGCAGGCGCGGAACGCGCCACGGTGCTGTGCCTCGAACGCAAACTGCCCTTGGTGATGGCGACCACGGGGCTCGAAGCGGCCGCGCAAACCAAGCTGCGCACCGCCGCGTCGTCGATCCCGCTCGTCTGGTCCCCCAGCATGAGCCTGGCGGTGAATCTCACGATGAAGCTCACCAGCATCGCCGCCGCGGCGCTCAAGGATTATCCCGGCGGCGCGGACGTCGAGATCATCGAGCGGCACCATCGCTTCAAGGAAGATTCCCCCAGCGGCACGGCGATCAAATTCGGCCAGATCGTCGCCGACGCGATGGGGCAGGAACATCATCAGCACGGCCGCGAAGGCCGCCCCGGCGCGCGGCCGCACGGCGAAATCGGCTATCACGCGGTCCGCACCGGCGACAACCCCGGCGAGCACACGATCGTCTTCGGCATGCTCGGCGAAACCTTGGAACTCAGCGTCCGCGCCAGCAACCGCGATTGCTACGCCCAAGGCGCCCTGGCCGCCGCGAAATTCCTGCACGGCAAACCAGCCGGCCTCTACGGCATGAGCGACGTGTTGGGGGTGTAG
- a CDS encoding FAD:protein FMN transferase, translating into MSARHNSRRDFLRGKAARDVVTDWLDAVPSTLDVSPVETAGRYLISLKRRAMACDFVVLLNAGQHNAGPTLAMQALDLIEELEAQLTIYRDSSEVLEINCTAAERPVVVEERLFELLQRAVALHRDTQGAYDITAGPLSKAWGFFRRQGEVPNEAALAEALAKVGSEKLTLDAERQTIALAQPGVELNLGAIGKGYALDRCAELLLEGGVDNFLIHGGQSSILARGARATGRPDEQGWSISIGDPLRPGKSMLEFPVVDRAVGTSGTQFQFFRHAGERYGHIIDPRTGWPAKGVLSCTVLAPTAAEADALSTAFFILGPEGAEAYCAARPETAALLVCPSNKPGEPIVHRFNWASVELAKPPND; encoded by the coding sequence ATGTCCGCTCGGCACAACTCACGCCGCGATTTTCTCCGCGGTAAAGCGGCGCGCGACGTCGTCACCGACTGGTTGGACGCCGTGCCGTCCACATTGGACGTGTCGCCCGTCGAGACGGCGGGGCGGTATCTCATTTCGCTCAAGCGCCGCGCGATGGCCTGCGATTTCGTGGTGCTGCTCAACGCGGGGCAACACAATGCCGGGCCGACGCTCGCGATGCAGGCGCTCGACCTGATCGAAGAACTCGAAGCACAACTCACCATTTATCGCGATTCGAGCGAAGTGCTGGAAATCAACTGCACGGCGGCCGAGCGCCCGGTGGTCGTGGAAGAGCGGCTGTTCGAGTTACTACAACGAGCGGTCGCGCTGCATCGCGATACGCAAGGTGCGTACGACATCACGGCGGGGCCCCTCAGCAAGGCCTGGGGATTCTTTCGCCGCCAAGGCGAAGTGCCGAATGAAGCGGCGCTGGCGGAAGCGCTCGCCAAAGTCGGCAGCGAGAAGTTAACGTTGGACGCGGAACGGCAAACCATTGCCCTCGCGCAACCTGGCGTGGAATTGAACCTAGGCGCGATCGGTAAAGGCTACGCGCTCGATCGCTGCGCCGAATTGTTGCTTGAGGGAGGCGTGGACAACTTTCTAATTCACGGCGGCCAAAGTAGCATCCTCGCCCGAGGCGCTCGCGCGACCGGCCGTCCGGACGAGCAGGGCTGGTCGATTAGCATCGGCGATCCACTCCGTCCCGGAAAATCCATGTTGGAGTTCCCCGTCGTGGATCGCGCCGTCGGTACTTCCGGCACGCAGTTTCAATTTTTCCGCCACGCCGGCGAGCGTTACGGCCACATCATCGACCCGCGCACCGGCTGGCCCGCCAAAGGAGTTCTCAGCTGCACGGTCCTTGCGCCCACTGCTGCGGAGGCCGACGCGCTGTCGACGGCCTTTTTCATTCTCGGCCCGGAGGGAGCGGAGGCCTACTGCGCCGCACGCCCGGAGACTGCGGCGCTGCTCGTCTGCCCTTCCAACAAACCGGGCGAGCCGATTGTTCACCGGTTCAATTGGGCGAGCGTTGAACTCGCAAAGCCGCCGAACGACTGA